The window CTGGCCGACCCAGGGCTTGCCGTCCTTCTTCGCGATATGGCCGGAGAGGAAGACCAGCTTGCCGGTCTGCACGAAAGGCACGTAGGCGGCGGCGGGGACCGCGACCGGAGGGAGCGTGATGCCGAGGCTTTTGAGTTTGTCGTCGATGCTCATGGGGATTCCTTGTCTGGATCTTGGAGAGGCGATTGTGTCTGCGTTTGCGTTTGCGTTTGTGCCTGCACCTGCTTGACCGCCTGCGCAGCCTCGGCCCGCAGCTCCTCGAGCGGCTGCACCGTGACCCGCACGTCCAGCGTGTGGCGTGCGCCGCCGTGCAGCACGCCGCGCATGGGCGAGACGTCGGAGTAGTCGCGGCCGACGGCCAGCGCCACGTAGTCGTCGCCAGGCTGGCGGCCGTTGGTCGGATCGAACTCGGCCCAGTCGCCGGGCCCGTCGGCACCGGGAATGTAGACCGAGACCCAGGCGTGCGAGGCGTCGGCGCCGAGGAGCCGAGGCCGCCCTGGCGGCGGCTGGGTCAGCAGGTAGCCGCTGACGTAGCGCGCCGGCAGGCCCAGGGTGCGAAAGCACGCGATCATGATGTGCGCGAAGTCCTGGCACACGCCATGGCGCTGCGCCAGGGCCTCGAGTGCCGGCGTGCTGATCTCGGTGCTGGCGCTGTCGTAGCGAAAGTCGGCATGCATGCGCAGCGCCAGGTCCATGGCGGCGTCGAACACCGGGCGGCCCGGCGTGAAGCTGGGCCGCGCATAGGCGGCGAAGTCGTCATGCCGCGGCACGTAGTGCGAGGGGAAGACGAATTCGGCAGCGGCGTCGAAGCGCGCGCCCTTGGCATAGCGGAAGCGCTCTCGCACCTCTTCCCACGGCAGCTCGCGGGCCGCGGCCGCCGAGAGCACGGGCGTAGAGGTCTCGACCACGCTCTCGGCCCTCACCACCAGCTCGTCGTGGGTCGAATCCAGCGCAAAAAAGGCGCGCACATTGCCGTAGACGTCGGGCGATTCGCTGCGCTGCGCCGGCTCGGGGCTGACGGCAAGCGCGTGGCTCACCAGGCGCTGCGCCGGCGTGGTCCGCGGCTTGAGGTGCGCGAGGTGCTGCGCGGTTTCCACCGGGGGCGAATACGCGTAGCGCGTCTCGTGGGTCACGTGCAGGAGCATGGCCAGGCCCTACGCCCCGACGGAGCGCAGCGATTCGAAAGTGAGGGTGAAGTAGCGGATGCCGATCGCATCCGACACATGGTAGGCGGCGGTCTCGCAGGTCTCGAGCAGTTGCATCAGCGCGCCGTAGTCCTCATCGGGCCCGGGCTGGCACAGGAGCTCGAGGGTCCAGGTGGCAGGGTCGGGCAGCTCGTGCGAAAGCGCCGTGAGCTTGCCCGGCGCGCTGCCCGCGAGCCGCGCAATGCGCCCGCGCAGCGTCTGGGTGACCCAGGCCAGCGAGCGCGGGTTGTCGCCGTCGAGCACCAGCAAGTCGACCAGGGGCGCGACGTCGCGCCGCTGCTGGTAGCGCGCGTGGAAGGTGATGGTGCTGTCGAACAGGGCGACCATGGCTTCGAAGCCGCTCACGTCGTGCACCGAGCCGATCTCGAAGCCGGCCGCCAGCGCGCTCGACAGGAAAGCCAGGCGCTCGATGTGGCGGCCGATGGAGAGCAGGCGCCAGGCGTCGTCGCGCGTCATGCGGTCGGTCTGGGCACCGGTCATCGCGGCCAGTGCGGCGCTGGTCGACTCGAGCATGCGCAGCGCCGCGGCACTGGCGTGGCCGCCTTCCACGCGCTCGCCGGCCTGCTCGGCGCTGCGGCGCATGAATTCGCCCTCGGCGCGCACGATCTGGTTCCAGTGGTCCGGCGACAGCCGTTCGCGCACCGCAGCCGCAGCCTGGCGCACGCAGCGCAGGCTGTAGCCGACGCTGCCGCCCTCGTCGATGTCGGCCAGCTCGGCGATCAGCGAGCGCTCGAACACGCGCCGCGAGCGCGGCAGGCTGGGCACGTCGCGCGGTACCAGCGCGTTGCGCAGCGCCATGTCGTGCAGCCACGCCAGCAGCGCAGGCGAGGAGGGGTCTTCGCCGCTGAGCAGGTCGAGCGTGAGCCGCGCCAGGCGCACGGCGTTCTCGGCGCGCTCGGTATAGCGGCCCAGCCAGTACATGTTCTCGGCCGCGCGGCTGGTGACCGGCGCACGGTGGCGCGCGAGCGAAGCGGGCGTGGCGTGCACCTGCAGCCGGGTGGTGCGGTCGACCTCGCCGTGCGTCTGCACCCACACGTCGGCGCTGCTGCCACCGCGCTGCATCGAGGCGATCTGCGCGTCGGCCCCGGCCAGCCGCGCCAGGCCGCCGGGCAACACGCGCCAGGACTGCGGGCCCACGCAGACGACAAACACGCGCAGCAGCACCGAGCGCGGCGCGATGTGTCCGGCGCCGAGGTCCTGGGCCCAGGTCGGCATCTGCGAAGTCGGCAGGTAGTTCTGCACGGTGTATTCGTCGCCTGCGCGCACGATGCGGCCTGCCCATTCGTCGAGCTCGCGCCGGCTCAAGCGGCTGCCGAGCTGGGTCTCGAAGCCGGCATGCCCCTCTTCGCCGGCGTAGGTGGGCTTGATGGCGCAGCCGGCCAGCTGCGGCAGCACCGCCTCCATCGCGGCGCGCTCGCCGCACCACCAGGTGGGCAGCGCCGGCAGGAGGAGCTTCTCGCCGAGCAGGCGACGCGACAGTGCGGGCAGAAAGCCCAGCAGCGCGGGAGATTCAAGGAAGGCGGAGCCCGGCGTGTTGGCCAGCAGCACGTTGCCGGCGCGTATCGCCTGCAGCAGGCCGGGAACGCCAAGCGTCGAGTCGGCCCGCAGCTCCAGCGGATCGAGGAACTGGTCGTCGAGCCGCTTGATGAGCCCGTGGACCGGCCGCAGGCCCTGCAAGGTCTTGAGGTAGAGCCGCTGGTCGCGCACCGTGAGGTCGTTGCCCTCGACCAGCGTGATGCCGAGGTAGCGGGCGATGTAGGCGTGCTCGAAGTAGGTCTCGTTGTAGGGCCCGGGCGTCAGCAGCGCGATGTGCGGCGGCTGGCCGGCCGGGCACATGCTCTGGAGGCCTTCCATCATCGCGTTATAGGTGGCAGCCAGGCGCTGCACGTTCAGTGCTTCGAAGGCCTGCGGAAACTGGCGCGCAATGGCCAGGCGGTTCTCCAGCAGGTAGCCGAGACCGGAAGGAGCCTGCGTGCGCTGCGACACCACCCACCAATTGCCGTCGGGACCGCGGGCGAGGTCGAGGGCGGCGATGCGCAGCCAGGTGTCGCCGGGCGGGCGCACGC is drawn from Variovorax sp. PBS-H4 and contains these coding sequences:
- a CDS encoding transglutaminase family protein encodes the protein MLLHVTHETRYAYSPPVETAQHLAHLKPRTTPAQRLVSHALAVSPEPAQRSESPDVYGNVRAFFALDSTHDELVVRAESVVETSTPVLSAAAARELPWEEVRERFRYAKGARFDAAAEFVFPSHYVPRHDDFAAYARPSFTPGRPVFDAAMDLALRMHADFRYDSASTEISTPALEALAQRHGVCQDFAHIMIACFRTLGLPARYVSGYLLTQPPPGRPRLLGADASHAWVSVYIPGADGPGDWAEFDPTNGRQPGDDYVALAVGRDYSDVSPMRGVLHGGARHTLDVRVTVQPLEELRAEAAQAVKQVQAQTQTQTQTQSPLQDPDKESP
- a CDS encoding circularly permuted type 2 ATP-grasp protein, which translates into the protein MNESLFDAQALESPAELASSLAPPAAPGHFDELRGLSTPAPAGAPRLGVPSQPAPLHDASSPRPAALPEPAAGERSPLAPHWADFFEQLGTEGFRDLPRRAVSLERQIRDNGVTYNVYADTGGPQRPWSLDLFPLIVPPESWAAIEAGALQRVRLLDRILADVYGPQQLLAEGLLPPALVQGNPGYLRAMHGVRPPGDTWLRIAALDLARGPDGNWWVVSQRTQAPSGLGYLLENRLAIARQFPQAFEALNVQRLAATYNAMMEGLQSMCPAGQPPHIALLTPGPYNETYFEHAYIARYLGITLVEGNDLTVRDQRLYLKTLQGLRPVHGLIKRLDDQFLDPLELRADSTLGVPGLLQAIRAGNVLLANTPGSAFLESPALLGFLPALSRRLLGEKLLLPALPTWWCGERAAMEAVLPQLAGCAIKPTYAGEEGHAGFETQLGSRLSRRELDEWAGRIVRAGDEYTVQNYLPTSQMPTWAQDLGAGHIAPRSVLLRVFVVCVGPQSWRVLPGGLARLAGADAQIASMQRGGSSADVWVQTHGEVDRTTRLQVHATPASLARHRAPVTSRAAENMYWLGRYTERAENAVRLARLTLDLLSGEDPSSPALLAWLHDMALRNALVPRDVPSLPRSRRVFERSLIAELADIDEGGSVGYSLRCVRQAAAAVRERLSPDHWNQIVRAEGEFMRRSAEQAGERVEGGHASAAALRMLESTSAALAAMTGAQTDRMTRDDAWRLLSIGRHIERLAFLSSALAAGFEIGSVHDVSGFEAMVALFDSTITFHARYQQRRDVAPLVDLLVLDGDNPRSLAWVTQTLRGRIARLAGSAPGKLTALSHELPDPATWTLELLCQPGPDEDYGALMQLLETCETAAYHVSDAIGIRYFTLTFESLRSVGA